In Acidimicrobiia bacterium, a single window of DNA contains:
- a CDS encoding MBL fold metallo-hydrolase, translating to MTTIRRLTDSCLTVTTDAGTTLFDPGFHTFDTGEFDLKSLGDIQRVLITHEHGDHVKPEFLAWLIDRGTDVTMYSNQAVADLLAPHEIAVITEDPTGVSHEDVLHETTPMGTAPPNRAFTVAGVLTHPGDSYQLTTSAPVLALPLLIPWGSTTASMEFARRLAPRQAIPIHDFYLSELGRSWINGMAKNVLAKSGIEFVPLSWGESFSL from the coding sequence ATGACCACCATTCGACGCCTCACCGACTCTTGCCTCACCGTCACGACGGACGCAGGCACGACTCTGTTCGACCCCGGTTTCCACACGTTCGACACTGGAGAGTTCGATCTCAAATCGCTCGGCGACATTCAGCGGGTCCTGATCACCCATGAACACGGCGACCACGTGAAGCCCGAGTTCTTGGCTTGGCTCATAGACCGCGGCACCGACGTCACCATGTATTCCAATCAGGCCGTGGCCGACTTGCTGGCCCCCCACGAGATAGCGGTGATAACCGAAGACCCGACCGGCGTCAGTCATGAAGATGTCCTTCATGAGACCACTCCGATGGGAACAGCACCACCAAATCGGGCGTTTACGGTGGCCGGTGTTCTCACGCACCCTGGAGACAGCTACCAACTCACCACTTCGGCACCGGTTCTGGCATTGCCGCTGCTCATCCCTTGGGGTTCCACGACTGCGTCGATGGAGTTCGCCCGACGACTTGCCCCTCGGCAGGCGATCCCAATCCATGACTTCTACCTGAGCGAACTAGGACGCAGCTGGATCAACGGCATGGCAAAGAACGTTTTGGCCAAATCCGGTATCGAGTTCGTACCGCTCTCCTGGGGAGAGAGCTTCAGCCTCTAG
- the amrS gene encoding AmmeMemoRadiSam system radical SAM enzyme, giving the protein MQTKYWHALEDGRVQCDLCPRFCKLREGQRGLCYVRARDHDRIVLTTYGRSSGFCVDPIEKKPLNHFLPGTPVLSFGTAGCNLACRFCQNWDISKAKHNDVLADEASPERIAEVAADLDCRSVAFTYNDPVIFHEYAIDVAEACRERSIKTVAVTAGYVNPAPRREFYDHMDAANIDLKAFTEDFYHRTCAGSLAPVLDTLSYVRHETDVWFEITTLLIPDLNDSEAELNEMTRWIVANLGSDIPHHFTAFHPDFKMMDRPSTPAPTLTRARAIAIDNGEQYVYTGNVHDPSGQATRCHQCGSVLIERDWYKLGAWNLDEQGRCDRCGTACSGVFEPTPGSWGSRRLPVRLSAR; this is encoded by the coding sequence GTGCAGACGAAGTACTGGCACGCGCTCGAGGACGGACGCGTGCAATGCGACCTCTGCCCGCGTTTCTGCAAACTGCGAGAAGGGCAGCGGGGTCTCTGCTACGTGCGAGCCAGGGACCACGACCGGATCGTGCTCACGACCTATGGACGTTCTTCGGGATTCTGCGTAGATCCGATCGAGAAGAAGCCCCTCAACCACTTCCTGCCCGGCACACCCGTGCTCTCGTTCGGCACGGCCGGATGCAACCTGGCCTGCCGCTTCTGTCAGAACTGGGACATCTCCAAGGCAAAGCACAATGACGTGCTGGCCGATGAGGCATCACCTGAAAGGATCGCCGAGGTGGCGGCCGACCTCGACTGCCGGAGCGTTGCGTTCACCTATAACGATCCGGTCATCTTCCACGAGTACGCGATCGACGTGGCGGAGGCCTGCCGGGAGCGGAGCATCAAGACCGTGGCGGTCACGGCCGGCTACGTCAATCCCGCCCCGCGCCGGGAGTTCTACGACCACATGGATGCCGCCAACATCGACCTCAAGGCGTTCACGGAGGATTTCTATCATCGAACCTGCGCCGGAAGCCTGGCGCCGGTCCTCGACACGCTCAGTTACGTTCGTCACGAGACCGATGTCTGGTTCGAAATCACCACGCTCCTGATCCCCGATCTCAACGATTCGGAGGCGGAGCTCAATGAGATGACTCGTTGGATCGTTGCGAATCTCGGCTCCGACATCCCCCATCACTTCACTGCCTTTCATCCCGACTTCAAGATGATGGACCGCCCGTCGACGCCGGCCCCGACGCTGACTAGGGCGAGGGCGATTGCCATCGACAACGGAGAGCAATACGTCTACACCGGCAACGTCCACGACCCGAGCGGCCAAGCCACCCGGTGCCACCAGTGTGGATCGGTGCTCATCGAGCGTGACTGGTACAAGCTGGGTGCGTGGAACCTCGACGAGCAGGGGCGGTGCGATAGGTGCGGGACCGCCTGCTCCGGAGTGTTTGAACCGACGCCGGGATCGTGGGGATCGCGGCGTCTACCAGTCCGCCTCAGTGCCCGCTGA
- the amrA gene encoding AmmeMemoRadiSam system protein A, whose product MAHPLVEVARNAIRTHVAGETRTAPTVETDRAPWGVFVSLHKPSISGVDGELRGCIGRLDLRPGSLAKEVAGAAVSSATADPRFPPLRRDEVEDLDVTVYLLDPPEAVDGPQDLDPETYGVIVTGRGGRRGLLLPAIPGIDSPERQLELATRKAGLSPGSKVTIERFTAEILN is encoded by the coding sequence ATGGCACATCCGCTCGTCGAGGTGGCCCGGAACGCGATCAGAACTCATGTCGCCGGGGAAACGAGAACTGCGCCCACCGTCGAAACAGACCGGGCACCGTGGGGTGTATTCGTCTCTTTGCACAAACCGTCGATCAGCGGAGTCGATGGCGAACTCAGAGGGTGCATCGGCCGGCTCGATCTCAGGCCGGGGTCGCTGGCGAAGGAAGTCGCCGGGGCGGCAGTCTCATCGGCAACCGCCGATCCCAGGTTTCCGCCGCTGCGCCGTGACGAGGTGGAGGATCTCGACGTGACGGTGTACCTGCTCGATCCACCGGAGGCTGTCGACGGTCCCCAAGATCTCGACCCGGAGACGTACGGCGTCATCGTCACCGGACGCGGCGGACGGCGCGGACTTCTATTACCCGCCATTCCGGGTATCGATAGCCCGGAACGACAGCTGGAGCTCGCCACTCGCAAAGCGGGACTGAGTCCGGGAAGCAAGGTCACGATCGAGCGTTTCACGGCCGAAATCCTCAACTAG
- the rarD gene encoding EamA family transporter RarD, producing MNRGMALGVSAYLLWGILPIYWKALETVGAVEILAHRIVWSMVLLTALVGIRRSWPQIRSLNRRSVIRLLIAGALLTVNWATYIWAVNNGHIVEASLGYFINPLLNVALGVMILRERLDPAQWLAIGVAAAGVVYMTITVGSVPWIALVLATSFALYAFLKKQMLALGPFESLTVEIALVLIPALAFLVVLAVRGSSSFGVAGTRTTVLLLLAGLATALPLLLFGAAATRIPLSTIGILQYIAPTMQFLIGVFVYDEVVGRDRLIGFVLVWIALAIYTGSGLARRRRMVTQPLAA from the coding sequence ATGAACCGGGGCATGGCGCTCGGCGTCTCGGCATACCTGCTCTGGGGAATCCTCCCGATCTACTGGAAAGCTCTCGAGACGGTCGGCGCAGTCGAAATCCTCGCCCATCGGATCGTCTGGTCTATGGTGCTGCTCACCGCCCTGGTCGGCATCCGCCGGTCCTGGCCGCAGATCCGTAGTCTCAACCGCCGGTCGGTGATCCGGCTGCTCATCGCCGGCGCATTGCTCACCGTCAATTGGGCGACGTATATCTGGGCCGTCAACAACGGCCACATCGTCGAAGCCAGCCTTGGGTACTTCATCAATCCCCTTTTGAACGTGGCGCTGGGCGTGATGATCCTGCGGGAGCGTCTCGATCCCGCTCAGTGGTTGGCGATCGGAGTGGCCGCAGCCGGCGTCGTCTACATGACGATCACGGTCGGTTCGGTTCCGTGGATCGCCCTCGTGCTGGCCACCAGTTTCGCTCTGTATGCGTTCCTGAAGAAGCAGATGTTGGCGCTCGGCCCCTTCGAGAGCCTGACCGTTGAGATTGCGCTGGTGCTGATCCCGGCACTGGCATTCCTGGTCGTCCTGGCCGTCAGAGGATCGAGTTCGTTCGGCGTTGCGGGGACTCGCACCACGGTTCTCTTGCTGCTGGCCGGATTGGCGACGGCCCTCCCGTTGCTGCTGTTCGGAGCAGCCGCCACCCGGATTCCGCTTTCGACCATCGGCATCCTGCAGTACATCGCTCCGACCATGCAGTTCCTGATCGGTGTGTTCGTGTACGACGAGGTCGTCGGCAGGGATCGCCTGATCGGCTTCGTGCTGGTGTGGATCGCGCTGGCGATCTACACGGGCAGCGGATTGGCGCGACGGCGGCGAATGGTGACGCAGCCCCTGGCCGCCTAG
- a CDS encoding S8 family serine peptidase has translation MNEARSVKWEGTRRWYLAVLLVVAMIAALVTPMPSSADDSPLLQVIVEKTSGADGSVEQLVEMLGGTVLTDLPIINGFSAQLPAASVSSLRTNRSVSNVTLNDSIQLTNAGWGDASSLGAYNPNTFDGSMYRVAESIIKATDYWNTGYTGAGIDIALIDSGVVPVEGLLQPGKVVNGPDLSFESQADNLRYLDTFGHGTHMAGIIAGRDTGAAITKSNTSSFLGVAPGSRIVSLKVADAHGATDVSQILAAIDWVVQHRTDNGMNIRVLNLSFGTDSTQSYTLDPIAFAVEQAWNAGIVVVVASGNDGNSARLRNPAADPFVIAVGSSESAKSRAALSSVMDFSNCGTQQRHVDLVVPGQSIVSLRSPGSTADTDFPKARVGSRLFLGSGTSQSAAIVSGMAALILDERPGATPDQVKALLMGSTLNLKKASSLCQGAGVPTLDKVLGKSNPIAVQSFQPSTGTGSLESARGSSRIYDQGAPLVGEQDIFGMPWDGQTWAQASAAGFSWSGGSWNGSQWTGLSWSGLSWSGLSWSGLSWSGLSWSGLSWSSRLWSDATWSGLSWSGLSWSGLSWSGLSWSGNVWHGVSWDSARPGFL, from the coding sequence GTGAACGAAGCTCGTTCGGTCAAGTGGGAAGGAACGCGCCGCTGGTATCTGGCGGTGCTGCTCGTGGTGGCGATGATCGCCGCGCTGGTCACTCCGATGCCTTCTTCGGCGGATGATTCGCCGTTGCTCCAGGTGATTGTTGAGAAGACGAGCGGTGCCGATGGTTCGGTTGAACAGCTCGTCGAGATGCTGGGCGGCACCGTCCTGACCGACCTCCCGATCATCAACGGCTTCTCAGCTCAATTGCCGGCCGCCTCTGTCTCCTCCCTCAGAACCAATCGGTCGGTCTCAAACGTCACGTTGAATGATTCAATCCAGTTGACCAACGCCGGGTGGGGCGATGCCTCGAGCCTTGGTGCCTATAACCCGAACACCTTCGATGGATCGATGTACCGGGTGGCGGAATCGATCATCAAGGCGACCGATTATTGGAATACGGGATATACGGGTGCAGGCATCGACATCGCGTTGATCGACTCAGGGGTAGTCCCGGTCGAGGGCCTGCTTCAACCCGGCAAGGTCGTAAACGGTCCCGACCTGTCGTTCGAATCACAGGCCGACAACCTTCGCTACCTGGACACGTTCGGCCACGGCACCCACATGGCCGGCATCATCGCCGGGCGAGACACCGGCGCCGCGATTACTAAATCCAACACCTCGTCGTTTCTCGGGGTGGCGCCGGGGTCGCGTATCGTCAGTCTGAAGGTGGCCGATGCCCATGGCGCCACCGATGTTTCACAGATCCTGGCTGCCATCGACTGGGTCGTTCAGCACCGCACCGACAACGGGATGAACATACGGGTGCTCAACCTCTCATTCGGCACAGACAGCACCCAGAGCTACACCCTCGACCCGATTGCGTTCGCGGTCGAGCAGGCCTGGAACGCCGGCATCGTGGTGGTGGTCGCTTCCGGCAACGACGGAAACAGTGCCCGCTTGCGGAACCCGGCCGCCGATCCATTTGTCATCGCGGTCGGATCATCTGAGAGCGCCAAGTCCAGGGCCGCGCTCTCGAGTGTGATGGACTTCTCCAACTGCGGGACCCAACAACGGCACGTCGATCTGGTCGTTCCCGGCCAATCGATCGTCAGCCTACGGAGCCCGGGTTCCACTGCCGACACCGACTTCCCGAAGGCACGAGTGGGAAGCCGGTTGTTCCTCGGTTCCGGCACGAGCCAGTCGGCGGCGATTGTGTCGGGGATGGCCGCTCTCATTCTCGATGAGCGTCCCGGCGCCACGCCGGATCAGGTGAAGGCACTGTTGATGGGCTCGACTCTCAACCTCAAGAAGGCTTCGAGCCTCTGTCAGGGCGCCGGCGTACCGACGCTGGACAAGGTGCTGGGCAAATCGAACCCAATCGCGGTGCAGAGCTTCCAGCCGTCGACCGGGACCGGTTCTCTCGAATCAGCCAGAGGATCGAGCCGCATCTACGACCAGGGCGCCCCACTGGTGGGAGAGCAGGACATCTTCGGTATGCCGTGGGACGGCCAGACATGGGCGCAGGCTTCGGCCGCCGGCTTTTCCTGGTCGGGAGGCAGTTGGAACGGATCTCAATGGACGGGCCTGTCGTGGTCCGGCCTGTCATGGTCCGGTCTCTCGTGGAGCGGCTTGTCGTGGTCCGGTCTTTCGTGGAGTGGTCTCTCGTGGAGCAGCCGGCTGTGGAGTGATGCGACCTGGTCGGGCCTGTCATGGTCGGGTCTCTCGTGGTCCGGTCTCTCCTGGAGCGGCCTCTCCTGGAGTGGCAACGTGTGGCACGGAGTGAGCTGGGACTCGGCCCGCCCCGGGTTCCTGTAA
- the asnS gene encoding asparagine--tRNA ligase codes for MQRQLIKHVLGRTDFGIEVTVAGWVRTRRDSKGGFSFVELHDGSSFDGLQIIADGELPNYEADVLRLTIGSAARITGVLTESPGQGQSVEVKATEVEVFGFADPDDYPLQKKRVSFEHLREIAHLRPRTNTIGAVARVRNALSYATHRFFQERDFLYVHTPLITASDAEGAGEMFRVTNFNPAEPPRADGGAVDYSQDFFGRPAFLAVSGQLNAEAYALALDRVYTFGPTFRAENSNTRRHLAEFWMIEPEMAFADLTDNSDLAEDYVKYLVRYVLDHCGDDLEFFNKWVHEGLLDTLAGVVEGDFERITYTEAVDILTASGETFEFPAEWGADLQSEHERYLTEVAIEKPVIVTDFPFDFKAFYMRRNDDGKTVAAMDVLVPQIGEIVGGSQREERLDMLAESMEIKGMDRDHYWWYLDLRRFGSAPHAGFGLGLERVVQFTTGMQNIRDVIPFPRTPRSIGF; via the coding sequence ATGCAACGGCAACTCATCAAGCACGTGCTCGGGCGCACGGACTTCGGTATAGAGGTGACCGTTGCCGGTTGGGTTCGCACGCGCCGTGACTCCAAGGGAGGGTTCTCGTTCGTCGAGTTACACGACGGGTCCAGCTTCGACGGCTTGCAGATCATCGCCGACGGCGAGTTGCCCAACTACGAGGCGGATGTTCTGCGACTGACGATCGGTTCGGCGGCGCGGATCACCGGAGTGTTGACCGAATCTCCCGGCCAGGGGCAGAGCGTGGAGGTGAAAGCCACGGAGGTCGAGGTCTTTGGATTCGCCGATCCGGATGATTATCCGCTGCAGAAGAAGCGGGTGTCGTTCGAGCACCTGCGTGAGATCGCTCACCTACGGCCCCGCACGAACACGATCGGGGCGGTGGCGCGGGTTCGCAACGCCCTGTCATATGCCACGCACCGGTTCTTCCAGGAGCGCGATTTCCTCTATGTACACACGCCGCTGATCACCGCCAGTGATGCCGAGGGCGCCGGCGAGATGTTCCGGGTGACGAACTTCAATCCGGCTGAACCGCCGAGGGCTGATGGGGGAGCTGTTGATTACTCACAAGATTTCTTCGGCCGGCCGGCCTTCCTGGCGGTGAGCGGTCAGCTCAACGCCGAGGCGTACGCCCTGGCCCTCGATCGGGTCTACACGTTCGGCCCCACGTTTCGAGCTGAGAACTCCAACACTCGCCGGCACCTGGCCGAGTTCTGGATGATCGAACCGGAAATGGCGTTTGCCGACCTCACCGACAACTCCGACCTGGCCGAGGATTACGTGAAGTATCTCGTGCGATACGTGCTCGATCACTGCGGCGACGACCTCGAGTTCTTCAACAAGTGGGTTCATGAAGGACTGCTGGACACGCTGGCCGGCGTCGTGGAGGGCGACTTCGAACGTATCACCTACACCGAGGCGGTCGACATCCTCACCGCTTCCGGCGAGACGTTCGAGTTCCCCGCCGAATGGGGAGCGGACCTCCAATCCGAGCACGAGCGCTACCTCACGGAAGTCGCAATCGAGAAGCCGGTCATCGTCACCGACTTCCCATTCGATTTCAAGGCCTTCTATATGCGACGCAACGACGACGGCAAGACGGTGGCGGCGATGGACGTGCTGGTGCCGCAGATCGGCGAGATCGTCGGCGGCAGCCAGCGCGAGGAACGTCTGGATATGCTGGCCGAGAGCATGGAGATCAAAGGGATGGATCGGGATCACTACTGGTGGTACCTGGACCTGCGGCGCTTCGGGAGTGCGCCCCACGCCGGATTTGGCCTCGGACTCGAACGGGTCGTGCAGTTCACCACCGGCATGCAGAACATCCGCGACGTGATCCCGTTTCCGCGGACGCCGAGGAGTATTGGGTTCTGA
- the amrB gene encoding AmmeMemoRadiSam system protein B — translation MEMTVRPPAVAGSFYRGTEDRLRNAVRDMLRAAHPVEPGVSPRMVIVPHAGHIYSGPVAAVAYRLLGRELPARIGLIGPSHFVGFAGLAAPAHGAMATPLGTIPADSVLGELVDGALAHRSELAHLREHSLEVQLPFLQVLLEDFTVAPLLTGDEDPGPAARAVSTMLDAGLFIVVSSDLSHYHDHETAQRLDRVTAQTIVDLRESELDRFSACGRTAVRGVLRVAADRGWGCELLDLRTSCDTAGSPDRVVGYGAFALGPA, via the coding sequence ATGGAGATGACGGTGCGGCCGCCGGCAGTGGCAGGGAGCTTCTATCGCGGCACCGAGGATCGTCTCCGCAACGCGGTCCGGGACATGCTGCGGGCAGCCCATCCAGTCGAGCCCGGAGTCTCGCCGCGAATGGTGATCGTGCCGCACGCCGGCCACATTTACTCGGGGCCGGTTGCAGCCGTCGCCTACAGGCTGCTGGGCCGGGAGCTTCCGGCGCGAATCGGGCTCATCGGACCCTCCCATTTCGTGGGTTTCGCAGGACTGGCGGCCCCGGCACATGGGGCAATGGCGACGCCGCTGGGAACGATCCCGGCCGACTCTGTCCTTGGCGAACTTGTCGACGGTGCGCTTGCGCACCGCTCCGAACTGGCTCACCTGCGCGAACACTCGTTGGAGGTGCAGCTTCCGTTTCTCCAGGTGCTGTTGGAGGACTTCACCGTTGCGCCGCTCCTCACCGGCGACGAGGATCCCGGGCCGGCCGCCCGGGCCGTCTCCACCATGCTTGACGCCGGTCTGTTCATCGTGGTGAGTTCCGATTTGTCGCACTACCACGACCACGAAACGGCCCAACGCCTCGACCGGGTTACTGCTCAGACCATCGTCGATCTGCGCGAATCCGAACTCGATCGGTTCAGCGCCTGCGGAAGGACGGCGGTGCGAGGAGTGCTGCGGGTCGCCGCCGATCGCGGGTGGGGTTGCGAACTCCTCGACCTCCGTACGTCGTGCGACACCGCCGGATCGCCCGATCGTGTCGTTGGCTACGGCGCCTTCGCGCTCGGCCCGGCCTGA